In a genomic window of Desulfobacterales bacterium:
- a CDS encoding rubrerythrin family protein: MGRIKGTKTETNLLKSFAGESQARNRYTYFASKARAEGYMQISAIFEETANQEKEHAKRFFSFLEGGELEITAGFPAGVVGTTLENLKAAAAGENHEHTVMYPEFAKIAEEEGFNDIAIIFRAISNAEKQHENRYRILASNIEKNKVFKRDNKVKWRCRNCGYVHDGTDAPEACPACAHPKSYYELIDENY, from the coding sequence ATGGGAAGAATTAAAGGAACAAAGACTGAAACAAATCTTTTAAAATCGTTTGCAGGAGAATCTCAAGCAAGAAATCGTTATACTTACTTTGCAAGCAAAGCCAGAGCAGAAGGTTATATGCAAATTTCCGCTATTTTTGAAGAAACCGCTAATCAAGAAAAAGAGCATGCAAAAAGATTTTTTAGTTTTTTAGAAGGTGGGGAATTAGAAATAACTGCAGGTTTTCCTGCTGGAGTTGTAGGAACAACACTTGAAAATTTAAAAGCAGCTGCCGCTGGGGAAAATCATGAGCATACTGTTATGTATCCTGAGTTTGCTAAGATAGCGGAAGAAGAAGGCTTTAATGATATTGCTATTATTTTCAGGGCGATCTCAAATGCAGAAAAACAGCATGAAAACAGATATAGAATATTAGCCAGCAATATAGAGAAAAATAAAGTTTTTAAAAGAGATAATAAAGTAAAGTGGAGATGTAGAAATTGCGGTTATGTCCATGATGGTACAGATGCTCCAGAAGCATGCCCAGCTTGCGCTCATCCAAAATCATATTACGAATTGATAGATGAAAATTATTAA
- a CDS encoding desulfoferrodoxin, with amino-acid sequence MTKRTEVYKCKVCGNIVGVLHAGGGQLVCCGKPMELLKENTVDASKEKHVPVIEKIDGGVKVKVGSAAHPMEEKHYIEWIAVLAGEKAYIQFLKAGDAPEAVFKIDESQITAQAYCNLHGLWKN; translated from the coding sequence ATGACCAAAAGGACAGAAGTATATAAATGTAAAGTTTGTGGAAATATTGTAGGAGTTTTACATGCCGGAGGAGGACAGCTTGTTTGTTGTGGTAAACCTATGGAACTCTTAAAAGAAAATACAGTTGATGCATCAAAGGAAAAACACGTTCCTGTTATTGAAAAAATTGACGGCGGTGTAAAAGTAAAGGTAGGAAGCGCAGCACATCCAATGGAAGAAAAACATTATATTGAATGGATAGCAGTTCTTGCTGGAGAAAAAGCTTACATACAGTTTTTAAAAGCAGGGGACGCTCCTGAAGCAGTATTCAAAATAGATGAATCTCAAATAACTGCTCAAGCTTATTGCAACCTCCATGGATTGTGGAAAAACTAA
- a CDS encoding HDOD domain-containing protein has product MNTKHEMGPALIKRILKCIEDLPPMPQILEKAIGIINDPDSSLKELADLFETDQALAMKVLRLANSVYYSRLSKVRSIQGAALVLGFNTLGEMITTACASKILNTNLEGYNIIPGSLWVHSISVAFCSKIIAKKKFPEYIDDAYLAGLIHDVGKLILNDFICARKSMFPELYDKNIIISTEIERKILGINHANIAGNLCEKWNFPKHISIAIQAHHSPSKWPQNELVQIIHTANQIINWNDSKQNREVNLKIDNASLELLMFEHSEIEEILNESLNYAFTVINSLK; this is encoded by the coding sequence GTGAATACAAAACATGAAATGGGCCCAGCCTTAATAAAAAGAATACTCAAATGTATTGAAGATTTGCCTCCAATGCCCCAAATTTTAGAAAAAGCTATTGGAATTATAAATGATCCTGATTCAAGTTTAAAAGAATTAGCCGATTTATTTGAAACAGATCAAGCTCTTGCTATGAAAGTCCTTAGGTTAGCTAACTCAGTGTATTACAGCCGTTTAAGTAAAGTTAGATCTATTCAAGGAGCCGCACTTGTTCTTGGATTTAATACATTAGGTGAAATGATTACAACGGCCTGCGCATCTAAAATTCTTAATACTAACCTTGAAGGTTATAATATTATACCCGGCAGTTTGTGGGTACACTCAATTTCTGTTGCTTTTTGTTCAAAAATTATAGCTAAAAAAAAATTCCCTGAGTATATTGATGATGCCTATTTAGCAGGGCTTATACATGATGTTGGAAAGCTTATACTAAACGATTTTATATGTGCAAGAAAAAGTATGTTCCCTGAATTATATGATAAAAATATTATTATATCTACCGAAATTGAAAGAAAAATACTTGGAATTAACCATGCTAATATAGCTGGTAATTTATGTGAAAAATGGAACTTCCCTAAACATATTTCAATAGCTATACAAGCCCATCATTCTCCATCTAAATGGCCACAAAACGAGCTTGTTCAAATTATCCATACTGCTAATCAGATTATAAACTGGAATGATTCTAAACAAAATAGGGAAGTTAATCTTAAAATTGATAACGCTTCTTTAGAATTATTAATGTTTGAACACAGCGAAATAGAAGAAATATTAAACGAGTCATTAAACTATGCTTTTACAGTTATCAATAGCTTAAAATAA
- a CDS encoding PilZ domain-containing protein codes for MEKRIATRSDVQAKSEAIVKYEGRMIRGKVDNLGATGIFILTNEHVPINKEVEIRIIFLPDLAPFLTMTAKGIAVRYSKEGIGFRFSEIDILQLGQCVTTMINVCHDSQKTKNPETANKSHYTLPPSKSNYTLPPSKSNYTLPPSKSNYTLPSKNQNKSNLTDIEIKELEMENEKLF; via the coding sequence ATGGAAAAAAGAATAGCTACGCGATCTGATGTTCAAGCAAAATCAGAAGCCATAGTAAAATATGAAGGAAGGATGATAAGGGGAAAAGTTGATAATTTAGGAGCAACAGGCATATTTATTCTTACAAATGAACATGTTCCTATAAATAAAGAGGTAGAAATAAGAATTATTTTTCTTCCAGATCTCGCCCCTTTCCTTACTATGACTGCAAAAGGTATAGCTGTCAGATATAGTAAAGAAGGAATAGGCTTTAGATTTTCTGAAATAGACATCCTTCAATTAGGACAATGCGTAACAACAATGATAAATGTTTGTCATGATTCTCAAAAAACAAAAAATCCTGAAACAGCTAACAAATCACACTATACGCTTCCCCCCAGCAAATCGAACTATACGCTTCCCCCCAGCAAATCGAATTATACGCTTCCTCCCAGCAAATCGAACTATACGCTTCCTTCTAAGAATCAAAATAAATCAAATCTCACTGATATAGAAATTAAGGAACTTGAGATGGAAAATGAAAAATTATTCTAA
- a CDS encoding PDZ domain-containing protein yields MKNYSKFLQNWFLSYFIYGLIALIFFIPINTLSEELEGVIEKKAEIFILEAKDIYLKELIQEFKEKYGINILGLENKENQKISIFVSSQDIHEIIKKLLKYLEEKNYTLEFYNNTLSRVTVFPSSTNEKKIEENFIGLTEKKEEEFVNIVKILGIEPNSQAQGLALRPNDIVLEYDGVKIENAEQLVEEVKNKYNKSQVEMLVISDGLSVRHILNGGLIGIRIVTDKISFKEYEKLY; encoded by the coding sequence ATGAAAAATTATTCTAAATTTTTACAGAATTGGTTTTTAAGCTACTTTATTTACGGATTAATAGCTTTAATCTTTTTTATACCTATAAACACTTTATCAGAGGAATTAGAAGGAGTTATAGAAAAAAAAGCTGAAATTTTTATATTAGAAGCTAAAGATATTTATTTAAAGGAACTTATTCAGGAATTTAAAGAAAAATATGGGATAAATATTTTAGGGCTTGAAAATAAAGAAAATCAAAAAATTTCTATTTTTGTTTCATCACAAGATATTCATGAAATTATCAAAAAACTTCTTAAATATCTTGAAGAAAAAAATTATACCTTAGAGTTTTACAATAATACTTTAAGTCGAGTTACTGTTTTTCCTTCATCAACTAATGAAAAAAAAATAGAAGAAAATTTTATTGGGTTAACAGAAAAAAAAGAAGAAGAATTTGTTAATATAGTAAAAATATTAGGTATTGAACCCAATTCCCAAGCTCAAGGCCTTGCTTTAAGGCCTAACGATATTGTTCTTGAATATGATGGGGTAAAAATTGAAAATGCCGAGCAGCTTGTTGAGGAAGTTAAAAATAAATACAATAAGTCTCAAGTTGAAATGTTAGTTATAAGTGATGGTCTTTCTGTCCGTCATATTCTTAATGGAGGTCTTATCGGCATTCGAATCGTTACGGATAAAATATCTTTTAAAGAATATGAAAAATTATATTAA
- a CDS encoding response regulator, producing the protein MEEKNIEKNIINDCERIIQSGEFENNQLMPYFFILFNHYKELYKKYSNLKPEDNSEQGKKIFLADMNHEIENPINFTAPFERIAEKDKNEFIFPEYLKNIKILIVDSNPTFLSVLENILISFSFNPKSVDSSEKAINELKNAPLEESYRLIFIDLKLKGTDGITLSKKIRDDSLLCSIPIIMMTSFSSDEIINKAKELNVKFIRKPINRSSLFDTLIEVFECKMFLAQSKGLKHEEDKKLFSNIPGIDIEDGIKRLGGNSVVFIKLLKSFEFDYSNVVNDIKNAISCNDIEYALRLVHTLKGISGNLSAKELHEASKALEKALKENLEIKYLSLINELEIALNRVKIAINILTNGEANTNNIENKSLDLNIITPLFKKLYFLLQTRDIDAEECMDEIKKYWTSFHQKKELDILEKQIFEYEFEEAVETLEQIFKNFNISVAE; encoded by the coding sequence ATGGAAGAGAAAAACATCGAAAAAAATATAATTAATGATTGTGAAAGAATAATCCAAAGCGGAGAATTTGAAAATAATCAGTTAATGCCCTATTTTTTTATTCTATTTAACCATTATAAAGAACTATATAAAAAATATTCTAATTTAAAACCAGAGGACAATTCTGAGCAAGGAAAAAAAATTTTTCTTGCTGATATGAATCATGAAATTGAGAATCCAATTAATTTTACTGCCCCATTTGAAAGGATCGCTGAAAAAGATAAAAATGAATTCATATTTCCAGAATATCTTAAAAATATTAAAATATTGATTGTTGACTCTAATCCAACATTTTTATCTGTTTTAGAAAATATACTTATATCTTTTTCATTTAATCCTAAATCGGTTGACTCATCCGAAAAAGCTATAAATGAATTAAAAAATGCTCCGCTTGAAGAATCTTACAGACTCATTTTCATTGATTTAAAATTAAAAGGTACCGATGGAATTACTTTATCAAAGAAAATAAGAGACGATAGCTTACTATGTAGTATTCCGATCATTATGATGACGAGCTTTTCCAGTGATGAAATAATCAATAAAGCAAAAGAATTAAATGTAAAATTTATAAGAAAGCCCATTAATCGAAGCAGCCTTTTTGATACTCTTATTGAAGTGTTTGAATGTAAAATGTTTTTAGCACAATCAAAAGGATTAAAGCATGAAGAAGATAAAAAATTATTTTCTAACATACCCGGCATTGATATAGAAGATGGAATTAAAAGGCTCGGAGGGAATTCAGTTGTATTTATAAAATTATTAAAAAGTTTTGAGTTTGATTATTCCAATGTGGTAAATGATATAAAAAATGCTATTTCATGTAATGATATTGAATACGCGTTAAGGCTTGTTCATACTTTAAAAGGTATATCAGGAAACCTTTCTGCAAAAGAACTTCATGAAGCATCTAAAGCTTTAGAAAAAGCTTTAAAAGAAAATTTAGAAATAAAATATTTAAGCCTAATAAATGAACTTGAAATAGCGCTAAATAGAGTTAAAATAGCAATAAATATTTTAACAAATGGTGAAGCGAATACAAATAACATTGAAAACAAATCGTTAGATTTAAATATAATTACGCCTCTTTTTAAAAAGCTTTACTTTCTTTTGCAAACAAGGGATATAGATGCTGAAGAATGTATGGACGAAATAAAAAAATATTGGACATCTTTCCATCAAAAAAAAGAATTAGATATCCTTGAAAAGCAAATTTTTGAATACGAATTTGAAGAAGCGGTTGAAACATTAGAACAAATTTTTAAAAATTTCAATATTAGCGTAGCAGAATAA
- a CDS encoding two-component system response regulator: protein MNKDKPKILIVDDTPSNIKVLGSSLGDKYSIFVATSGEKALTILKTTPIDIILLDIMMPEMDGYEVCNKIKDNSLTRNIPIIFITALTGEDDEAKGLELGAVDYIIKPIQPSIVNARVKTHLELKKHRDNLEYLVQERTKQVQDTQLEIIFRLAMASEYRDNETGLHITRISHLSAILAEAYGLDKTDCDEIFHASSMHDVGKIGIPDNILLKPGKLDANEFNIMKSHTTIGSDMLSGINCGLLTRAKLIAITHHEKWDGTGYPNGISGDDIPLEGRITALCDVFDALTSTRPYKKAWTVEETVAEIERCSDKHFDPNLVKLLKKVLSKFVAVKKKFGDKE, encoded by the coding sequence ATGAATAAAGATAAGCCTAAAATTCTTATAGTTGATGATACTCCTTCTAATATCAAAGTATTAGGAAGTAGTCTTGGCGATAAATACAGTATTTTTGTTGCAACTAGCGGCGAAAAAGCTTTAACTATTTTAAAAACTACACCTATTGATATTATATTGCTTGATATTATGATGCCTGAGATGGATGGATATGAAGTATGCAATAAAATAAAAGATAATTCTTTGACTCGCAATATACCTATAATTTTTATTACGGCTTTAACAGGGGAAGATGATGAAGCTAAAGGATTAGAACTCGGCGCTGTAGATTATATTATAAAGCCTATTCAGCCTTCTATAGTTAATGCAAGGGTTAAAACTCATCTTGAACTAAAAAAACATAGAGATAACCTTGAATATCTTGTACAAGAACGAACAAAACAAGTTCAAGATACTCAGCTTGAAATTATATTTCGTCTTGCAATGGCTTCCGAATATCGTGATAATGAGACAGGACTGCATATTACACGTATAAGTCACCTTAGCGCGATACTTGCTGAAGCATATGGGCTTGATAAAACCGATTGTGACGAAATTTTTCATGCTAGTTCTATGCATGATGTTGGAAAAATTGGTATTCCAGATAATATTTTGCTTAAACCAGGAAAACTTGATGCCAATGAATTTAACATAATGAAATCCCACACTACTATAGGCTCAGACATGCTTTCAGGTATAAATTGCGGGCTTTTAACTCGAGCAAAATTAATAGCCATTACTCATCACGAAAAATGGGATGGAACAGGATATCCTAACGGTATTTCTGGAGACGATATTCCTTTAGAAGGCAGAATTACAGCTTTATGTGATGTATTTGATGCTCTTACATCAACAAGGCCATATAAAAAGGCGTGGACAGTTGAAGAAACTGTTGCCGAAATTGAACGATGCTCAGATAAACATTTTGATCCTAATCTTGTAAAATTATTAAAAAAAGTTCTTAGTAAATTCGTAGCGGTTAAAAAAAAATTTGGGGATAAGGAATAA
- a CDS encoding amino acid permease produces MRLKKNLTFVDAFCITVGAMLSSGLFILPAIAYAKTGPSVCIAYLLGAIITAIGTLCQAELSTAMPKAGGTYFYVTRTMGTAVGTIYGFITFLALALKSAFALMGMAIFANILIDVDIRLIAVALCFLFINLNIIGTKEAGKLQTILVIFILANLFIYVVNGMSYVKMNRFVNFMPNGFGEVISSAGLIFVSFGGLLKIASLAEEIKNPGRNLPIVMISGLIVTTLFYLMVIFVTVGIMDATQLKTSLTPISDGAKIIMGKWGEILLSIAAMIGFISTANAGIMGASRYPLALSRDDLIPPIFGKVSKKFQTPHIGIIFTGVCIVVAVFFNLDFIAKAASSILILSYIFVCLAVIILRESSLQNYQPSFKAPFYPWLPIIGICFDLILLIEIGRNIIIMCLILILAGLFIYWFYGRIRTEKEYALLHIIERISAKDFTTRSLESELKEIIRERDEIIGDRFDSIIENNIILDIEQELNLKEFFMVAAEAIAPHINMSKNEIFNALITRENENSTVLSPHIAIPHIIIEGEKKFDILIARCKKGVRFSQSNSKVHAIFILIGTKDERNFHLRALSSIAQIIHDVHFDEKWMNAKNKEALRDIVLLGKRKR; encoded by the coding sequence ATGCGTTTAAAAAAAAATCTTACATTTGTAGATGCTTTTTGTATTACTGTAGGTGCGATGTTAAGTTCAGGCTTGTTTATACTTCCAGCTATCGCCTATGCTAAAACAGGACCATCTGTATGCATAGCTTACCTTTTAGGTGCAATTATTACAGCTATAGGAACCCTATGTCAGGCTGAATTATCTACCGCTATGCCAAAAGCTGGTGGAACATATTTTTATGTTACGAGAACAATGGGCACAGCCGTTGGCACAATATACGGTTTTATAACCTTCCTTGCCCTTGCTTTAAAAAGTGCTTTTGCCCTTATGGGTATGGCTATATTCGCTAATATTCTAATTGATGTAGATATAAGGCTAATAGCCGTGGCACTATGCTTCTTATTTATAAATTTAAACATTATCGGTACAAAAGAAGCTGGAAAACTTCAAACAATTCTTGTTATCTTTATTTTAGCGAATCTTTTCATATATGTCGTCAACGGAATGTCTTATGTTAAAATGAACCGTTTTGTGAACTTTATGCCGAATGGATTTGGAGAAGTTATTTCGTCGGCCGGTCTTATTTTTGTCTCTTTTGGGGGCTTATTAAAAATTGCAAGTCTTGCTGAGGAAATAAAGAATCCTGGACGCAATCTTCCGATCGTTATGATTTCGGGACTTATAGTAACTACTTTATTCTATTTGATGGTTATTTTTGTAACAGTTGGAATTATGGATGCAACTCAATTAAAAACATCCCTTACACCAATAAGCGATGGAGCAAAAATAATAATGGGGAAGTGGGGAGAGATACTTCTTAGTATTGCGGCAATGATAGGTTTTATATCTACCGCAAATGCGGGCATAATGGGAGCGTCAAGATATCCGTTAGCGCTTAGCAGAGATGATCTTATTCCTCCAATTTTTGGGAAGGTTAGTAAAAAATTCCAAACTCCACATATCGGAATTATTTTTACTGGAGTATGTATTGTTGTAGCTGTTTTTTTTAATCTTGATTTCATTGCAAAAGCTGCTTCAAGTATTCTTATTCTTTCATATATTTTTGTATGTCTCGCGGTAATAATACTAAGGGAAAGCAGTCTTCAAAATTATCAACCAAGTTTTAAAGCCCCTTTTTATCCATGGCTTCCAATAATAGGAATTTGTTTTGATCTTATTCTTCTTATAGAAATAGGTAGAAATATAATCATTATGTGTCTTATACTTATTTTGGCCGGACTTTTTATATACTGGTTTTATGGAAGAATCCGAACGGAAAAGGAGTATGCGCTTTTGCATATAATAGAAAGAATAAGTGCAAAGGATTTTACAACTCGCTCCCTTGAATCGGAGTTAAAAGAAATAATTAGAGAAAGAGACGAAATTATTGGAGATAGATTTGATAGTATTATTGAAAATAATATAATACTTGATATTGAACAGGAATTAAATTTAAAGGAATTTTTTATGGTAGCTGCAGAAGCTATTGCTCCCCATATAAATATGTCAAAAAATGAAATATTTAATGCGTTAATTACAAGAGAGAATGAAAATAGCACTGTTTTAAGTCCTCATATAGCTATACCTCATATAATAATTGAAGGCGAAAAAAAATTTGATATTCTTATAGCAAGATGTAAAAAAGGAGTTAGATTTTCTCAATCTAACTCCAAAGTTCACGCAATTTTTATACTTATCGGTACAAAAGATGAAAGAAATTTTCATCTTAGGGCTTTGTCTTCAATCGCTCAAATAATTCATGATGTTCATTTTGATGAAAAATGGATGAATGCCAAAAATAAAGAAGCTCTAAGAGATATAGTTTTACTTGGGAAAAGAAAACGATAA
- a CDS encoding transglycosylase SLT domain-containing protein produces the protein MALAYQESGLDNSKKNPSGAVGIMQILPSTGKDKNVNISNIDKLENNIHALFESINCRGDQPAASTERKNIVKFDYQVFTFCYLFFSLRIFFARKATVSKSLR, from the coding sequence ATGGCATTGGCATATCAAGAATCAGGTTTAGATAATTCTAAAAAAAATCCTTCAGGGGCGGTTGGTATCATGCAAATATTGCCATCAACTGGTAAGGATAAAAATGTTAATATTTCTAATATTGATAAATTAGAAAATAATATTCATGCACTCTTTGAATCAATAAATTGTAGGGGCGACCAGCCGGCCGCCTCTACAGAAAGAAAAAACATTGTTAAATTCGATTATCAAGTTTTTACATTCTGTTATTTATTTTTTTCTTTACGCATTTTTTTTGCCCGCAAAGCAACAGTTTCTAAAAGTCTGCGGTGA
- a CDS encoding TetR/AcrR family transcriptional regulator, with translation MKKHEKDTKQEILNIAEELILTKGYTNFSYKDISETIGIRRASIHHHYPTKEDLGSAFVQKYQIQFKIWCDLTKDKSPKEKFEEFLELYKLLSNNFQKACPIGMLITEYIVLPQKLQIEIKNFFSTIVSWLSDVLEEGKKQKEFKSEINPIVFANIIVILLSGTLKTALVFEDCCHCNSIFEEVKNMIISK, from the coding sequence ATGAAAAAACATGAAAAGGACACAAAACAAGAAATTTTAAATATTGCTGAAGAGTTAATTCTTACAAAAGGTTATACTAATTTCAGTTATAAAGATATATCTGAAACTATTGGAATACGAAGGGCAAGTATTCATCATCATTATCCAACTAAAGAAGATTTAGGTTCTGCATTTGTTCAAAAATACCAAATACAATTTAAAATTTGGTGCGATCTAACTAAAGATAAAAGCCCTAAGGAAAAATTTGAAGAATTTCTTGAATTATATAAGTTGCTTTCAAATAATTTCCAAAAGGCCTGCCCAATCGGAATGTTGATTACAGAATATATTGTGCTTCCCCAAAAACTTCAAATTGAAATTAAAAACTTTTTCTCCACTATCGTTAGTTGGTTATCGGATGTTCTTGAAGAAGGGAAAAAACAAAAAGAATTTAAATCAGAAATTAATCCAATAGTATTTGCTAATATAATAGTGATACTTCTATCCGGGACATTGAAAACTGCTTTGGTTTTTGAAGATTGTTGTCATTGTAACTCAATATTTGAAGAAGTAAAAAATATGATTATTAGCAAATAA
- a CDS encoding HAMP domain-containing histidine kinase, translated as MNKRNILFFLSLLLIPTIIIGIAAFKLLINEQNRINENFQSSARERAKTISQSLQLTVSAVEDELLSALLKIPISNLYEELSLWETSNPLIRNSFVWDNKKGLFTKPLKESGFTKEEERFISRYLNLFSTKLILEQNIYNPNDISLNLSKKYPSIPKNFLNLSRTNKIQTKNYQGNISVYGWLPWFSENRLYILGWVLMEDNSMIYGVELELMSLLSRLIEVFPSQIPEGMIFAIVDDSGKILHRAGRPILSPNLNPYFTVSLAPILPHWEIAVYLTNEESLIGTSTGFIILSGLLLAIFCIFIILGGVLLALQAHKNMIEAMQKSTFVSNVSHELKTPLTSIRMYAELLIENRIKDESKKKDYLKVIVDESHRLTRLVNNILDFSRLERNSKKYNLSKFNLIEFLSVIIKNYKLPAQKAGVSLIGKFPSQEIIVNIDRDALEQSLINLIDNALKYASMGKKIDVEAKIKDNFCKIKVMDRGPGIPIAFREKIFEKFQRINNSLTSGIPGTGLGLSIAKKLMQDLNGNLIYESREGGGSIFTIILPFIP; from the coding sequence ATGAACAAACGGAATATTCTGTTTTTTTTATCCCTCTTGCTTATTCCGACAATTATTATTGGAATCGCTGCCTTTAAGCTTCTTATAAATGAACAAAATCGTATAAATGAAAACTTTCAATCATCTGCACGGGAAAGGGCTAAAACTATTTCCCAAAGTCTTCAATTAACTGTTTCAGCCGTTGAAGACGAACTTTTAAGCGCTTTGTTAAAAATTCCTATTTCAAATCTTTATGAAGAATTGTCTCTTTGGGAAACTTCAAATCCTTTAATTCGCAATTCCTTTGTATGGGATAATAAAAAAGGACTATTTACAAAACCTTTAAAAGAATCAGGCTTTACAAAAGAAGAAGAACGTTTTATCAGCCGATATTTAAATTTATTTTCGACTAAATTAATACTTGAGCAAAACATCTATAATCCAAATGATATATCATTAAATCTTTCAAAAAAATATCCATCTATTCCCAAAAATTTTTTAAATCTTTCACGAACAAATAAAATTCAAACCAAAAATTATCAAGGAAATATTTCTGTTTATGGCTGGCTGCCATGGTTTTCTGAAAATAGACTCTACATTTTAGGATGGGTACTTATGGAGGATAATAGCATGATTTATGGAGTTGAACTTGAATTAATGTCTCTTTTATCAAGGCTGATAGAAGTCTTTCCTTCACAAATACCTGAAGGCATGATATTTGCCATTGTTGACGATAGCGGAAAAATTTTACATCGTGCCGGCAGGCCTATCCTTTCTCCAAATTTAAATCCTTATTTTACAGTATCTCTCGCCCCAATTCTCCCCCATTGGGAAATAGCGGTTTATTTAACAAATGAAGAATCATTAATAGGCACAAGTACTGGATTTATAATTTTATCGGGTCTGCTTTTAGCTATTTTTTGTATTTTTATAATTTTAGGAGGAGTACTTCTCGCTCTTCAAGCCCATAAAAATATGATAGAAGCTATGCAAAAAAGTACTTTTGTTTCTAACGTTTCACATGAGCTTAAAACTCCTTTAACAAGCATAAGAATGTATGCCGAACTATTAATAGAAAACAGAATAAAAGACGAATCGAAAAAAAAAGATTACCTTAAAGTAATAGTAGATGAAAGCCATAGACTTACAAGGCTTGTAAATAATATACTTGATTTTAGCAGACTCGAAAGAAATTCAAAAAAATATAATTTATCTAAATTCAATTTAATTGAATTTTTATCCGTAATAATTAAAAATTATAAACTCCCAGCTCAAAAGGCTGGAGTTAGCCTAATAGGGAAATTTCCAAGCCAAGAGATTATTGTTAATATAGACAGAGATGCTTTAGAACAATCATTAATTAATTTAATTGATAATGCATTAAAGTATGCGTCTATGGGGAAAAAAATTGATGTGGAAGCTAAAATTAAAGATAATTTTTGTAAAATTAAAGTTATGGATAGAGGTCCAGGAATTCCGATAGCCTTTAGGGAAAAAATATTTGAAAAATTCCAGAGAATTAATAATTCTTTAACATCAGGAATACCAGGAACAGGGCTTGGACTTAGTATCGCAAAAAAACTTATGCAGGACTTAAATGGAAATTTGATATATGAATCAAGGGAAGGAGGGGGAAGTATTTTTACAATTATTTTACCTTTCATTCCTTGA